GGACTGCCAGTTCAGGTCTTTGAGGCTGAGGTAGCCGATGTTGTGCAGCAGCGAAGACACCGTCACCACGCGGTCGGTGAGCTTGGGCAGCAGCAGGTTGGTCAACGCGAAATGACCGAGATGATTGGTGCCGATCTGGCCTTCGAAGCCGTCGGCGGTCAGCGCGTAGTTGGTGGCCATGATGCCGGCGTTGTTGACCAGGACGTCGACCTTGTCGATGCCGGCGGCGAAGCGCCGCACCGAGGACAGGTCCTGTAGGTCGAGTTGGCGCACCTCGAGGTCGCCCGTCGTGCGCTCGGCGGCGGCGTCGCCCTTTTCGGTGTTGCGCACGGCCAGGATGACGTGGGCGCCCACCCGGGCCAGCTCGCGCGCGGTCACCTCGCCCAGGCCACCGTTGGCGCCGGTGACGATGGCGGTGCGTCCGGCAAACGACGGCAGGTCCGCTGCGGTCCAACCAGGCATGGCAAACACACTAACTTCGAAATCGCGGCGGCTTCCGACGGGCCGCGACGGCGGCTCCGGACGTGTGGGCAGTCCACGAGGGCGGCAACGGTATCGTGCTCGGATGGCGCGCGGAATCCGACCAGGGCACACCAGCCTCTCGCCGGGGAGCATCCGATTGGGACGCGATGTG
The nucleotide sequence above comes from Mycobacterium malmoense. Encoded proteins:
- a CDS encoding oxidoreductase, translating into MPGWTAADLPSFAGRTAIVTGANGGLGEVTARELARVGAHVILAVRNTEKGDAAAERTTGDLEVRQLDLQDLSSVRRFAAGIDKVDVLVNNAGIMATNYALTADGFEGQIGTNHLGHFALTNLLLPKLTDRVVTVSSLLHNIGYLSLKDLNWQSRPYSAWLAYGQSKLANLLFTSELQRRLDSVGSPLRALAAHPGYSHTNLQGHSGRKLGDALIRALTHVVSTDADFGARQTLYAVSQDLPGNTFAGPRFGLYGRTQPTWRNWPAKRATSAAALWELSEQLTGTKFPF